Proteins found in one Quercus robur chromosome 2, dhQueRobu3.1, whole genome shotgun sequence genomic segment:
- the LOC126713520 gene encoding laccase-14-like: MGIKNIGLVLALFLGFLFLDGLFLCMADHHEITFDLEMKPFNKLCNGTINKLVVDGFPGQQINVRRGDTASITVRNNEDYNVTIHWHGLSQRKNPWSDGPEYITQCPIQPKSEFTYKIKFEDEEGTLWWHAHSDWVRATVHGAIVVKPAEGTTYPFDEPADDFVIILGEWYKRDMNSTVIDTLEIGGDPDKSDSYTINGFPGPQVNCPSESAYSIMVIHGKTYLLRIVNAAMNEEMFFGIQDHNITVVGQDGAYIKPIDTSYIMITPGQTMDVLLKADRPFGSYYMVATPFFDSTAPYDANVTSGIVHYGVESAVSPSPSPATDNFPVYPSFLPRVKAREAADDFTKRIRFRETPQLPMDVPKEIDERIFITVSVNELPCEKLNSCGAGADGNSRHYASLNNISLLTPTRDILDAYYDNFIANAPSPAPLPFDTDFPAFPPTTFDYTGANLPEPTMLGTKVLMIEYGKNVEIVFQGTNIGNPENHPMHLHGYSFYLVGTGCGNFYTDDPNYHHDYNLVDPPKVNTIGVPKGGWAAIRFKADNPGVWFMHCHLERHASWGMAGVLIVKNGEQEDEKMNGPPSGGMPKC, from the exons ATGGGAATAAAGAATATTGGTTTGGTCCTAGCATTATTCCTAGGTTTTTTGTTTCTGGATGGGCTGTTTCTTTGCATGGCTGATCACCACGAAATCACCTTTGAT CTGGAGATGAAACCTTTTAACAAGCTGTGTAACGGGACCATCAACAAATTGGTTGTGGACGGCTTCCCTGGCCAACAAATTAATGTCCGCAGAGGCGATACGGCTTCTATTACCGTTAGGAATAACGAAGACTATAATGTTACCATTCACTG GCATGGATTATCGCAACGAAAAAATCCATGGTCAGATGGTCCTGAGTATATTACACAATGTCCTATCCAACCAAAAAGTGAGTTCACTTATAAGATTAAATTTGAGGATGAAGAGGGAACTCTATGGTGGCATGCCCATAGTGACTGGGTACGTGCCACAGTACATGGTGCCATTGTTGTTAAACCTGCTGAGGGAACAACTTATCCATTTGATGAGCCAGCAGACGATTTTGTAATCATACTCG GGGAATGGTACAAGAGAGACATGAACTCAACGGTCATTGATACCTTGGAAATAGGAGGTGATCCAGACAAATCAGATTCTTACACTATCAATGGTTTTCCAGGACCTCAAGTCAACTGCCCCAGTG AAAGTGCATATAGTATTATGGTCATACATGGCAAGACATATCTTCTCCGCATAGTGAATGCGGCGATGAATGAAGAAATGTTCTTTGGAATCCAAGACCACAACATCACAGTGGTGGGTCAAGATGGCGCATACATAAAGCCCATAGACACCAGTTACATCATGATTACCCCAGGACAAACAATGGACGTGTTGCTCAAAGCAGACCGTCCGTTTGGTTCCTATTACATGGTTGCTACCCCTTTTTTTGATTCAACGGCTCCGTACGATGCAAACGTAACTTCAGGAATTGTGCATTACGGTGTGGAATCAGCTGTGAGTCCTAGTCCTAGTCCTGCAACAGACAACTTCCCTGTCTATCCATCATTCCTTCCTCGTGTCAAAGCTAGGGAAGCCGCAGACGACTTCACAAAAAGAATAAGGTTTCGGGAAACTCCACAACTACCGATGGATGTCCCAAAAGAAATTGATGAAAGAATCTTCATCACAGTTTCTGTAAATGAGTTGCCTTGTGAAAAACTTAATTCCTGTGGAGCTGGGGCAGATGGTAATAGCAGGCACTATGCAAGCTTAAACAACATAAGTTTGCTGACCCCAACAAGGGATATATTGGATGCATACTACGA CAACTTTATCGCCAATGCCCCTTCTCCTGCTCCTCTTCCTTTTGACACTGATTTTCCGGCTTTTCCTCCTACTACTTTTGACTACACGGGAGCTAATCTGCCCGAACCAACCATGTTAGGGACCAAGGTATTGATGATAGAGTATGGTAAAAATGTGGAAATAGTGTTCCAAGGGACTAATATTGGGAATCCAGAGAACCATCCAATGCATCTTCATGGTTATAGCTTCTACTTGGTTGGGACGGGTTGTGGGAACTTTTACACGGACGACCCTAATTACCATCATGATTACAATTTAGTTGATCCACCCAAAGTTAACACAATTGGAGTACCCAAAGGTGGTTGGGCTGCGATTAGATTTAAAGCTGATAATCCTG GGGTTTGGTTTATGCATTGTCATTTGGAAAGGCACGCCAGTTGGGGTATGGCCGGAGTCCTCATTGTGAAGAATGGAGAACAAGAAGATGAAAAAATGAATGGTCCTCCATCTGGTGGTATGCCTAAATGTTGA